The Triticum urartu cultivar G1812 unplaced genomic scaffold, Tu2.1 TuUngrouped_contig_5420, whole genome shotgun sequence genome contains a region encoding:
- the LOC125529198 gene encoding uncharacterized protein LOC125529198: protein MRPCQEVQAALPRSAVQGDAYLLQHKPLQGVRTEAVFEAQVPRGPRARVRVARGSRRRREEGRRQLLARRAEDQGRRWVGAAAVDPEFQDVLNSLKLKIVAGICNDVPPVHRQQLQRGLPAWSARRGRSEDQAGQRGEDQAGAEAARLGRWRGPGRRAGSEAARLGRRRGPSWGGGSPAG from the exons ATGCGACCCTGCCAGGAAGTGCAAGCCGCGCTGCCCCGCTCGGCAGTGCAAGGAGACGCTTACCTTCTCCAACACAAGCCACTGCAAGGGGTGCGGACAGAAGCTGTGTTTGAAGCACAGGTTCCCCGCGGACCACGAGCGCGCGTGCGTGTCGCCCGcgggagccgccgccgccgtgagGAGGGCCGGCGGCAACTGCTGGCGCGACGAGCAGAAGACCAAGGACGGCGGTGGGTGGGCGCTGCCGCCGTTGATCCGGAATTTCAAGATGTTCTGAATAGCCTCAAGCTAAAAATTGTGGCTGGGATCTGCAACGACGTTCCTCCAGTCCATCGCCAACAGCTGCA GCGAGGATTACCTGCCTGGAGTGCAAGGCGGGGGCGCAGCGAGGATCAGGCTGGCCAGCGGGGCGAGGACCAAGCTGGGGCGGAGGCGGCCAGGCTGGGGCGGTGGCGAGGACCGGGGCGGCGAGCTGGGTCGGAGGCGGCCAGGCTAGGACGGCGGCGAGGACCAAGCTGGGGCGGAGGCAGTCCTGCTGGttga